The genomic segment AACGGCGGTGCGCCGAGACTGAGATGGGGCGTGAGGTCGGCCGGATTGCCGTCCCGGGGCCGGGGGAGCGCGGGGGTTTCTCCCGGCGTGTTCTGCCTCTGGCGGTGCTGTCGGTGTGTCGCAGACATCTTCGTCTCCCCGTCATGAGCCCGTGCGGGCGGCGCCCACCACATTTTGTCCGCAACCTGAGGCGTGGGGACTCGTTCCTGCAAGTGCGGCTGAAATTTCAGCCGCCCCTGAATCGCACACCGGTTCCGCGCGGCGGAGTGGGCGGTTTTGGGGCCGTGGTGGACGTGGAACGGAGAAACCCGTGATGTCGCAGGTGAACGGTGCGAGCGCCGACTCGATCGAGGGTGTTGTGTGGCGCAAGAGTGCGCGGAGCAACGCCGCGGGGAACTGTGTGGAGGTCGCCCTTTTGGCGGACGGAGGAATTGCGGTACGAAACTCACGCTTCCCCTCGGGGCCCGCGCTGATCTACACCCGGGCGGAGGCGACGGCTTTCATCCTCGGCGCGAAGGACGGTGATTTCGACTTCGCCCTGTAGACGCACAGTCAGGTTCTGGCTATTGCGTGCCCGCTGCGCAGCTCACTGCCATACTGACGCCTCGACCACTGCGTAGGGGAGGTTTCGGCATGGCTGCCCAACACACTGGTGTGCCCTCCATACGGGGGTTCCAGCGGCGTCCGCATCTGGGAGCCGCCGCACACCGCCGGGCGCTGGGCGAGTACATGAGGCGGTGCCGCGGTAGCCGGAACCTGACCGGCAAGGACGTCGCCCGGCGTATCGGCACGTCCCCGTCGACGGTCAGCCGCATGGAGAGCGGCGAGCGCACCGACAACCCGGTCCGCAACGTCGCGAAACTCCTTTCCGCCTGTCGGATCACCGACGACCGGGAACTCTCCCACGCCCTGTCGATCGCGGAGGAGGGGGAGCGCCCCGAGGTGTGGGCGCCGTACGCGGACTATGTCGCGAAGTGGGTGCAGCCGCTGCTCGCCCTGGAGCCGGCCGCCCGGCGCATCCTGTCGTACGAACCACAGCTGGTACCGGGCTGGCTCCAGACCGAGGAGTACGCCCAACTCGTCATTCGCGCCGGATTCCCGGACGCCCCGCGCCACGAAATCGAGGCGCGGGCCAAGGCACGGGTCGGCAGGCTCCACATGGTCGGCCGCGCTCAGGACCCGCCCGCGCTCGTCGTCATCATGGACGAGGACGTGCTGCGGCGGCCCGCGGGCAGTCCCGGAGTGATGTACCGGCAGATCGAGCATCTGATCCAGGTGCTCAAGGGCGAGCTGCGACACCGCGTCAAGCTGCAGATCGCGCCGCTGGCGATGGGAATGACCGGTGCGGTGGGGCATCCGATCGTCCATCTGCGCTTCGCCGACGATCTTCTGTCCGACTTCGTCTACCTGGAACAGAGCGAGAGCGCCTGGTGCATCGAGGGCGCGGGGGAAGCGGAGCGGTACCAGTCCCGGCTCTTCCGGCTCTGCGGCATGGCCGTCCCGGCGGACCGGACGCTGACGCTGCTGGAGGACAAGCTGGCCGAACTGGCCCGCAACCGCTACTGACCCGCGACGGCGGCCCTGCTGTCAGACGAGGCCGGCCCCGCCGAACTCCTCCCACTCGAAGCTGAGTTGACGCGGAGCGGTGGCGCCCGTCGTGGGCCGCCACTCGGACACCTCGACCAGACCCGGGTCCAGTGGCGTGAGGCCGTTGTCCGCGTAGTAGCCGCGGACGTCGTCCCGGGTGCGGACGCGGCCCCAGTTCCCCTGTGTCTCCTGGTCCATGAAGGAGGACACGAAGTCACGCACCTCCGCGTTCTCGCTGACGAGCTGGCAGATGACCATCACGCTGCCCTTCGGCAGCCTGGCCCGGACCCTCCTGATCAGCTCCGTCGGCCGGTCCTCGTCGGGGATGCAGTGCAGCACGGACACGAACAGCGCGGCGACAGGTTCGTCCGGATCGATCAGGCGCTCGACCTGCGCGCTGCCGAAGATGAAATCGGTGTCCCGCATGTCCGCCTGGAGCACCGCGGTGTTGGCGTTGGTCTCCAGCAGCGCCCCGCCCACGCTCCGTACGATCGGGTCGGTGTCCACGTACACCACGCGGGCGTCCGGGTCGACGCGCTGGGCGATCTGGTGCACGTTGTCCTGTGTGGGAAGGCCGGAACCGTGGTCGATGAACTGCCTGATCCCGTGCTCCCGCGCCAGCACCCCGACGACCCGCCGCAGGAAGGCCCGGTTGTTCAGCGCGAGCGTCTTCATGCTCGGCACCTGCTTCAACAGGCTGTCGCACGCCGTGCGATCGGCCGCGAAGTTGTCCTTCCCGTCCAGGAGATGGTCGTACATCCGAGCGACGCTCGGCAGTTGGACGTCCACTCCGTACGGCAGGTCCCTCTCAGCGTGCATATGTTCCCCGAACGTCATGACGAGACCCCGGTCGGAACTCGTCCGGAGCGGGAAAGTCTAGTGGGATTTCAGCGCGCGAACGAGACCACGAACGGCTGACACCCCCCGCCTGGGACACGGGCGCGGAGCGGCACGCGGGCCGTGGGGCGTTGTGTGCCCCGCTCACCTGGCACTACGTCAGGAGTTGTGAAGGCTCAGGGAGTTGATTGATTCAGTGCGCCGTCCGCAGATGGTGGGAGCAGAGAATCGGGCGGGCGTCGTCGGCCCCGCGCAGGGCGAAGAGGAACTCGCTGTGGGACAGGCCCATCAGGTCCGCCGCCGCCGTGGTCTCCATCCTGAGCCGGCGCCTCAGCACGACGGCGTCGCTCACGCAACGGGTCCTGGGGCAGCACGACCGGGGGACCCCTCCGCAGCCGGCCATCTCGTCGACGCACTCGCACAGCAGATGCCAGGCGACGGCGGCGGGATGGGGGCATCGCAGAGCGGCGGCCCAGTTCATGGCGAGAGCGGTCATGGCGTCCTCGACTGCTCGCTCGGCCGGATGACGGGACCCGAGCCGGGCGGTGGCATAGGCGAGGTAGCCGTCGCGGTAGAGCGTGCGGAACGCCTGGAAGGCCACCACGGCGGTCGGGGAGACCCGTGGCTGGGCGGGCACGCGGTGCCGCGTCGGGGCCCGCAGGGCGGGGACAGGGTGGTGCGTCGTCATCTCGGCCGTCCCCGCCCCTACAGATAGGGCTCGGTGGCCAGGTCACCGACGGACGGGTCGTCCGTCATGAGAACGCTGTAGTGGACCGCTTCCCACAGGGGCTTGAAGTCGGCCGCCCAGCCGCCGAGCGCGGTGACGAGCGCGCCCAGGATCTCCCACTCCGGTACGAGGTCGCCCTGGAGCACCTGGGTGACCACCTCCGCGGGCACCTTCCCCTTGCTGCGCCGCTGGACCTGCTGGGGCGTCGGCCGGGCCGCCGCCAGGTGCAGCCCCCGCAGTGCCGCCTTCAGCGAGGCGATGTGCTCGGTGACCGTCTGCCGGGGCGGCTGGGTGATGCCGTGGGCCACCTCGCACAGTAACCGCAGCTCGCGTGGGTCCTGGCCGAGAACGTCGGACAGATGGCAGACCAGGTCCCACGAGGGGAGGCGTTCGCCGGACAGGACCCGGGAGATGAAGGACGGGGAGAGCATGGTGTGGTCGGCCAACTGGCGAATGCTGACGCTGCTCTCGCGGTGGATCTGGGAGAGTGCCGCGGCGAGCCGCCGTCCGGCGGTGACGGGTTCGCGCACGGCCTGCTCGGTCTGCTCGGCGCGCTCGGCGGATGCGGCCGCCCGCACCGCGCCGTATCCGTCACCGTGGAGCGACGCGACCGCCCTGGGAGTGGGGAGCGGGGTGGCCCTGTGCACCAGTGCGCGATGGTCGAGGAGCCGCCGCACGCGGTCCGAGCTCCACTTCGTCCTGGCCGTCTCCGATGTGAGGTTGGTGGCCTTGGCCACCTCCTCCCATTTGGCTCCCCTGGCGCGGCCCTCGGTGACGACGGCGGCCAGGAAGCACCCCACCTCGCTCTCCACGGCGCGGGCCCGCTGCACCAACTCGCCCAACTCGTCCCCCGCGTAAGCCGCTTCGAGGAGGAACCCGGCCAGCCGGTGCACCTCGGCCGCCAGCTCCTGCCCCAGCGAACGGCGGTCCTCCCCGACGGCGCCGGCCTTCTCCCGCTCCCGGCGGCGCTGGGCCTGTCGGCGGCAGCTGTCGCCGCAGTACGAACGGCGCCGGCCGGGCCCCGTGACGTCGGGCAGTTCCGTCCCGCAGAATCCGCACTCACGCCTGGCGGTCTCGCCTCGCATGCCGTGCCCCTTCCCCGAGCCGTCCCGCCGGTCGCCCGGAGCGGTGGACGGCCCTCCCTCGGTTGATTTCTTCACGTCGTACGGGGCCGCTTTTCGTGCGCCGTCACGGGGGGACGACCGGCCGGGCGCGGGCGTGGCCGCCGCTCCGGAGCACGGGCGGTCCGCACGGGCCCCCGGCAGGCGGCCGGAAGGATCGCTTCCGCGCCCGGACCGGGCTTTCGGGGACACCGGGCCGCCGTTCGGCCGCTCACAGCTCTCCGCCGGGCACCATGCGCGGGACCGGCGGGGCGGGTGACCCGCCCGGACGCGCCGTGACACCGCCGACACGCGACCGTGCGTAATCCCCGCCGCTTTCGTTACCGTCATCACGACCCGGAGACACCACGGTGCTCCGGATCGCACGTCGGAAGGTCATGAGTTTTCCCCTTGGAATCTCGTCACCGGACGAAGTGTGGGAGGGGGCTTGGTCCTTGGTTCGCCGCCCGGCTCAGGCCCCCTGCCGATCGCGACAGTAACGCGGTCCACCGTCACCCGCCACGCGCCCTGTCGTAATCCTATAAACCTGCCCGGATACGGGGAGAAAAAGAAAAAACGGGCGAATGGGTGAACGTCTGAGCGAATCAATGATGGGCTCAGCGGGGACGCCTGAAAGAGATTGACCGGTCTTTTTCGGAAGTGAATGATCTGTCGCGGATCGACTCATGGGACAGGCGCGGGAATTGCGCTGGTCCTCGTGTCTCACCGGTACTCCGGTGGACACCCCCGGCGGTCCGATGCCCTACCCCCGCCGTGCGGCGTGACAGCACGCCGGCGGCCGGCCCGCGCGGACCGTACGCGCCTCCCAAGTGGCCCCTCGTCGCACGTGTGTTGCCCGCGCGCTGCGGCAATGTGTCGGCAACGTGAAAAGAACCGCGCGACCTGCGTGGTGCCGCCCCCGCCGATCGGCCTCTCCCGCGCCCCCGGCGGGGTGCGCCGATGACGGCGCCGGCCTGCTCCTGTGCCGAATTGCCCAGGAATCTCATGGACGATTCGGGGAGTTCCGCACCGGGTCCCGGCGCCCGAGGACGGTGCCGACGGCTCGTCGCAGTCGCGTTGACAGCGTTCTGGCGCCGTGCCTAACTTACCGCCAGACCGGATCCGAGCGTCAGCCGCAAGCCTGCCTCCACGGTCCGCGGCCCCGACGCCTCGCGGGCCGCAGCAGACATGAAGTCCGCGGCGGCGGAAGAGCGATGGGTGACCGGGATGTACGCAGGTCCGGGAATGGCCGCGTGGCGACGCCACGGCCGGGTCGCCGCGTTCCTGCGTCGGCACATCGATCTGCACCACGTCAGCAGCGCGCTCTGTCCCGGACAGGGCTGAAACCGGACCCGGACGATCGTCCGAACGCCTCCCACTCGCGAGGACGGCCGTTCCGGGCCCCGGCACACTCCCGCACCACAGGCCGTCCCCGATTCCGTCCGCAGCCCCGAGGGGCGGCCGGCGTCCTTTCGATTCCGCTGGAGCCCCCATGAGCGAACCACCCATATCCGGAGTGGAGACCGTCGAGAGAACGGTCTCCCCCGGACCCGACGGCGAGAGACCGTCAACTCCGTCGGAAGAAAAGGAAACTGATTTACCGTCAGCTCAGCGGGTGGTGCCGCTGCGGCATCCCTGGCGCTGGATCGCCACCGTGGTCGTGGCGGTCGTCGTCGCCCAGATCGTCCACGGTCTGGTGACCAACCCGTTCTACCAGTGGGACCGCTTCCACTACTGGTTCCTGCGTCCCGTGATCCTCGACGGTCTGCTGATCACGCTCAAGGTCGCCGCCTGGAGCGCTGTCTTCGGACTCCTCGGCGGTGTCCTCCTCGCGCTCGCCAGGCTGTCGCGGAGCCCCGTACTGCGCGCGGTGAGCTGGGTGTACGTCTGGCTGTTCCGGTCCGTGCCGCTCATCGTCGTACTGCTCTTCCTCTACAACTTCAGCGCGCTCTACCGGACGTTCAGCCTCGGAGTGCCCTTCGGCCCCGGCTTCGTCAGCTTCAGCGAGTCGACCGTCGCGACGGACGTCGTCGTGGCGGTCGTCGGACTCAGCCTCAACGAGGCCGCCTACGCCGCTGAAGTGGTGCGCGCCGGACTGCTCTCCGTCGACCAGGGACAGCACGAGGCGGCGTCCGCGCTGGGACTCCCCAAGAGCTACCAGTTCACCCGGATCGTCTTCCCGCAGGCACTGCGGGCGATCGTGCCCTCGTACGTCAACCAGCTGATCGGGCTGATCAAGAGCACATCGCTGGTCTTCTACGTCTCCCTCCTCGACCTCTTCGGCCAGGTGCAGAGCATGGGCAGCACCTACCCGGGCGACGTCGTGCCGCTGCTGCTCGTGGCGACGGTCTGGTACGTGATCCTGACCAGCGTCGTCTCGTTGATCCAGTTCTACGTGGAGCGGTACTACTCCCGGGGCGCGCTGCGCACCGTACCGCCCACCCCGTTGCAGAGACTGCGCGCCGGATTCCGCACCCTCCGGGCCCGCCGCCGGATCGGAGCGGCCCTGTGAGCGCCGGGAAGGGCGGGACGGACGACGTGGCGGCCAGGAACGCGCGCGTCGCAGCGGACACCGGCATCGCCCCGGTGGCGGTGCGGGTCCATGGCGCGCACAAGTGGTACGGGGCGCACCGCGTCCTCACGGATGTCGACCTCACCGTGGAGGCCGGTCAGGTGACCGTGATCCTCGGCCCCTCCGGCTCGGGCAAGTCCACGCTGCTCCGGGCGATCAACCATCTGGAGAAGCTCGACATCGGATACGTCAGTGTGGGCGGCGAGCCCATCGGTGTCCGGCACCAGGGGGACCGGCTCAAGGAGATCAGCGAGCGCGCGATCCGCGCCCAGCGCCGCCGGATCGGGTTCGTGTTCCAGAACTTCAACCTCTTCCCGCACCTGACCGTGCTGGACAACGTGGCCGCGGCGCCGACCGCCACCGGACGCGGAACCAGACAGGAGTCACGCGAGCAGGCGCGCGCCCTGCTCGACCGGGTGGGCCTCGGCGACAAGGCGGACGCCTATCCGCGGCAGCTCTCGGGCGGCCAGCAGCAGCGGGTGGCGATCGCGCGTGCGCTGGCGCTGGAGCCGGGCGTCATCCTCTTCGACGAACCGACCTCCGCACTCGACCCCGAACTGGTCGGCGAGGTGCTGGCCGTCATCAAGAGTCTCGCCACCAGTGGTACGACGCTGATCGTCGTGACCCACGAGATCGGCTTCGCCCGGGAGATCGCCGATCGGATCGTCTTCCTCGACGGCGGCCGGATCGTCGAGGAAGGCCCGCCGGAGAAGGTGCTGGACCATCCCGACCACCCGCGGACACGGGAGTTCCTGAGCAAGGTCTTCCCGCCCGCGTCCGCCGTACCGGCCACCTGACCCGCACATCCCCCACGCATTCCCCTTCACCCATGCCCTTGAGGATCAACATGCCGCACCTCCGTTCCAGAATCGACCGTGGCGTCATCGTGACCGCCCTCGTCACCTCCCTCGCCGTCGGCCTCGGCGGATGCGGAAGCGATGACACCGAGTCCACGTCGGCGACCGTCGACGGGAAGGGCACGGTCGTCGTGGGCGCGCTGTCGAACGGCGCCGCGCAGGAGACCGAGCTGACCGTCCCGGAAGTCGCCGCCATCCGGGCGGAACTGCCGAAGGACATCGCCGACAAGGGCGAGCTGGTCATCGGACTCGGCCTGCTGCCCACGGGAAGCGCGCCGCTGGGCTACGTCGGCAGCGACCAGAAGACCCTCACCGGCTCCGAACCCGACCTCGGCCGGCTGGTGGCCTCGGTGCTCGGACTGAAGCCCGTCATGGCGAACACCACGTGGGAGAACATGTTCGTCGGCATCGACAGCGGCCGGAACGACGTCGGTTTCGCCAACATCACCGTCACCGAACAGCGCAAGGAGAAGTACGACTTCGCCTGCTACCGCAAGGACGACGTCAGCTTCGAGGTGCCCGAGGACAGCACCTGGAACTTCGACGGCACCCACCGGAGCCTCGCCGGCAGGACCGTCGCGGTGAGCGCCGGCACCAACCAGGAGAAGATGCTGCTGCGTTGGCAGAGTCAGCTGAAGGCGGAGGGCGGGGCCCCTCTCACGGTCAAGTACTTCCAGGACATCAACAGCACGTACCTGGCCCTGTCGTCCGGCAAGATCGACGCCTACTTCGGCCCCAACCCGAGCGTCGTCTACCACACCGTGCGGACGGCGAAGACCCGAGCCGCCACCCGGAACGCGGGCAAGGTCTCGGGCGCGGGCACCACGCTCCAGGGACTGATCTGCGCGACCACGAAGAAGGACAACGGCCTGGCCAAGCCCCTCGCGGACGCCATCAACCACCTGATCAGCACGGGTCAGTACGGGAAGTGGCTGAAGGCCTGGCACCTGGAGGGCGAAAGCGTCCCCGTCTCCCGCGTCAACCCTCCCGGACTGCCGAGGTCCAACTCATGACCACGGATGTCCGCGACACGGCCGACGGCGCGTCCGAAGGGACCACCGGGGCAGCCGTGTCCGCCGGCCTCCGGCCGCCGGACCGGTCCGGCACACCGGGCGGGCGGCGGGAGGCCCCGCCGCGCACACTCGACAACCCGGCCTGGGCCGCGCTGACCGGCTCGCACCGCCGTCTGTCGCAGCGCGTCGGCGCCGCCGCCCGCTACCACCCCGACGTGGCACCCTTCGTCGCGCTCGCCGACCCCTTGGACCCGCGCGGCTGGCAGGACCTGGCCGCACTGGTCGGGCCGGGCACCTCCTTCACCCTCGCCGGAGTCCACGCCGTACCCGCAGGCTGGGAGATCCTGCACGAGGTGGAAGGCGTCCAGCTGATCGCCACGTCGCTGCGCGGCGGACCCGACCCCGAGGCGGTGCGTCTCGGCGCCGCCGACGTGCCGGAGATGCTGGACCTGGTGGCCAGGACGCGGCCGGGGCCGTTCCTGCCGCGGACCGTGGAACTCGGCGCGTACCACGGCATCCGACGCGACGGCCGTCTCGTCGCCATGGCGGGGGAGCGGCTGCGCCCGCCGGGCTGGACGGAGATCAGCGCCGTGTGCACCGACGAGGCCCACCGCGGGGAGGGCCTGGCCACCCGTCTGGTCCGTCATGTCGCGGACGGAATCCGTGAGCGGGGGGACAGGCCGTTCCTCCACACATCGGCCGCCAACACCCGTGCCGTCCGGCTCTACGAGTCACTGGGCTTCAGCCTCCGCCTCAGGCCCCGCTTCCGCACGCTCCGGTCCCCGGGGGCGCCCCGGTCCTGAATCCGGCCGGACGACGCACCGGGACGCCGAAGGGACCGGCCTGACCTCGTCTCAGAGGAGCGGCGTCCGGCGGACGAAGACATCGGGATATCCGTTGGTGTCCCCCGACGGCAGGGCGCCGTCCTCCGCTGTGAACAGCAGGGTGGTGCCGAGTGCGTCGACCGAGGGTTCGTACGGCTCGGTGGTCTGCGGACTTTCCGGGACGTAGGCCAGTTCCGTACGGCCGGTCAGGAGGTTGTGGCGGAAGAGGTCGGCCCGTCCGTTGGTGTCCCCGGGCACCAGATTGTCCGAAGTGGAGGTGAAGTAGACCCACCGGCGGTCCGCGCTCATGACGCCGCCGCTGTCGTCACCGTTGCCCTCGGCGCCGCCGATGCCCTTGCCGACCACCGCCGTCGTGCCCGTCCGCAGGTCGTGGGCACAGACGATGTATCGATGGGTGATGATGGACCTCTCGTCTATCTCCCAGCCGTTGAAGACGACGTGGCGGCCGTCGGGGGCGATCGTGCCGCTCACGACGCCGAGCAGCCTGCCGTCCGGTGCCACGCTCGCACCACGGACGTGCCCGGTGCGCAGGTCGTACACGTAGAGGGGGTACAGACGGGGCTTCATGATCTCCGCGTCGGCCCGCGCACCGGCGGGGCCCGTGCCGGGTCCGGTGTCCGGCGAGGCGCCGGCGTCCTCCTCCGGGTCGTCCGGGTCCGGTTCGTCGGCCGTGAGCAGGTTGGTGGCCTTGGAGATGAACGTGACGCTCTGTCCGTCCGCGCTGATTCCCGGCTGCCTCGACGCCTGATCGGCGCGCGAGCCGTCGGCTCCGATACTGGCCACGTGGGTGACACCGGTCCCGCGGTCGGTGACGACGATGCTTTCCTTGGGCCGGCCCTCTCCGGGCACGAGGTCCGACCGGGTGGTCTCGTAGGCGACGTACCGTCCGTTCCAGCTGATCGTGGGGTTCGCGGCCAGGCCGCCCTTGGAGTCCGGTGGCACCGTGCCCGGGGTGATCCTTTCCGTGCGCCCCGTCACGCGGTCGTGCACGTAGATGTCCTGTGTCTCGTTGGTGTCCCCGGGAGTCAGACTGTCGTCGTCCGAGGCGAACGTCACGTACCGGCCGTCACCGCTGATCGCGCCCTCGGACGCGCCGGAGGCGGACTGACCACCGTCAGCGCCCACGCTGACGCGCTTGGTGGTCCCGGTCCACAGATCCCGGACGAACAGGTCCCACGTGCCGTTCGTGTCCCCGGACACGAGGTTGTCCGCGTCCGACGAGAACAGCGCGTAACGGCCGTCCGTACTCAGCCCTTCCGAGTACGAGGCGCCGTTGGGCTGCGCGCCGCCGGGGGCCACGCTCACCCGGACGGTGCGGGGAGCCGCCGGGGAGGCCGCCGCGGGCAGCGTCGCCCCCGCCAGGACCACCGCCGTCAGGGCGCAGCCGCCCAGGACCGCCCGCCGCCGAGCGCCGCCCCGCCCCCGTCCTCCGCCGGTCGCAGGTCTCCACGTCATGACTGCCTCCTCTTGGTCACGCCCGCCGCGCGGCGCTTCGTCACCCGTGCGCGGCCCGCCCCCCGGCGGTCGGCTGGGGAGAGCCAACCGCCGCACATCCACGCGGTCAACGTCGCTCCGAAGAGTTGGCCGACAACCCACCAACCGCCGTACAACCAAAGGGAGTCGGATGATCAGTGGAGGGAGGGGAGGACCTGCCGCATCCTGGAGCGGCCGCTCTGCCGGCCGGGTGACCGCCCCCTCGCGAAGAGGCCGAAACAGGTCTCTCCCCGGCGAGGACCGGACGAGGACCGGGCAGGAGCCCGGCGAGGACCGACCCTGTGCGTCACCAACCGTCCGCACGCCTGTGGCCGACCACCGCTCTGTTGCGGTCGCGTGACGCGCGCCTGACGCGCCGCCAACCCGAATGGCGCGCTCATGACATTAGTGGGGAAGCGCTTGTTCCGCCGGAGCGCGCCGGTCCATCGTCGAGGAGCGGCGGACGATCCCGTCCACCGCACCGACCGGACGCGTGGCCCCCCACGCGCCATGTCCGAGGAGGACCCTCTCGATGGCAGCAGTGCGCAACACCAAGCGAAGGATCGCCACAGCGCTCGCCGGCGCGGCGGCCGTGGTGGCGGTGGTCGGAGCCGGCACGGCCCTCCCGGCCCAGGCGGCGCCCGCGGCGGGCAGAGTCCTGCATGCCGGGTCCGCCGAGGCGATCCCCGGCAGCTACCTCGTCACCTTAAGGAAGGACGCCGGATTCCAGGCGTCCACGGCCCGGGGCAAGCAGCTCATAGGCGAGTACGGCGGCAAGGTGCGCCGGACGTACAACTCCGCGCTGAACGGTTACGCGGCCACCCTGAGCAGTTCGCAGGCCGAGCGCCTCGCGGCCGACCCGGCGGTCGCCACGGTCGAGCAGGACCAGAAGGTGCACGCCACCGGCACCCAGAACAACGCGCCATGGGGCCTCGACCGCATCGACCAGGCGAACCTGCCCCTCAACGGCACGTACACCTATCCGGACTCCGCGGGCGGCGGTACGACCGTCTACGTCCTGGACACCGGGGTGCGCATCACCCACCAGGAGATCAGCGGCCGGGCCTCGTACGGCTACGACTTCGTCGACAACGACACCACCGCGCAGGACGGCTACGGCCATGGCACGCACGTCGCCACGACGGTCGCCGGAACCACCTACGGGGTCGCCAAGAAGGCGAAGATCGTCGCCGTCCGGGTGCTCGGCAACGACGGTTCCGGTTCGACGTCCGGCGTCGTCGCCGGTGTCGACTGGATCACCGCCAACCATGTCGCCTCGTCCGTCGCCAACGTGTCGCTGGGCGGCGGCGTCAGCACCACGCTCGACAACGCGGTGACCAAGTCCATCGCCTCCGGCGTCACCTACTCCATCGCGGCCGGCAATTCGGGCGCACCCGCGTCGAACTACTCGCCCGCCCGGGTACCCACCGCGATCACCGTCGGCGCCACCACCAAGACCGACGCGAAGGCCTCCTACTCCAACTACGGACCCCTCGTGGACCTCTTCGCCCCCGGCTCCGGCATCACGGCGGGCTGGAACACCTCCGACACCGCCACGTACACGGGCGACGGCACCTCCTTCGCGGCCCCGCACGTCTCGGGTGCGGCCGCGATCTACCTGACGAACCACCCCGGGGCCTCCCCGGCCGCTGTCGCCTCGGCGCTGGTGAACGGCGCGACCTCCAACGTGCTGACGGGCATCGGCACCGGCTCGCCCAACAAGCTGCTCAAGGTCGTCCCGTAACCGGTCCCACCACACCACGGGGGGAGTCCCGTCGCCCGGGCCGGGGCGGCGGGACCTCGGGCTTCGCGAGGACGGGGCGGGTGCGCCCGGGACGGCGGCCCCCTGGCCCGCGCGC from the Streptomyces sp. AM 4-1-1 genome contains:
- a CDS encoding DUF397 domain-containing protein encodes the protein MSQVNGASADSIEGVVWRKSARSNAAGNCVEVALLADGGIAVRNSRFPSGPALIYTRAEATAFILGAKDGDFDFAL
- a CDS encoding helix-turn-helix transcriptional regulator, whose product is MAAQHTGVPSIRGFQRRPHLGAAAHRRALGEYMRRCRGSRNLTGKDVARRIGTSPSTVSRMESGERTDNPVRNVAKLLSACRITDDRELSHALSIAEEGERPEVWAPYADYVAKWVQPLLALEPAARRILSYEPQLVPGWLQTEEYAQLVIRAGFPDAPRHEIEARAKARVGRLHMVGRAQDPPALVVIMDEDVLRRPAGSPGVMYRQIEHLIQVLKGELRHRVKLQIAPLAMGMTGAVGHPIVHLRFADDLLSDFVYLEQSESAWCIEGAGEAERYQSRLFRLCGMAVPADRTLTLLEDKLAELARNRY
- a CDS encoding SAM-dependent methyltransferase: MHAERDLPYGVDVQLPSVARMYDHLLDGKDNFAADRTACDSLLKQVPSMKTLALNNRAFLRRVVGVLAREHGIRQFIDHGSGLPTQDNVHQIAQRVDPDARVVYVDTDPIVRSVGGALLETNANTAVLQADMRDTDFIFGSAQVERLIDPDEPVAALFVSVLHCIPDEDRPTELIRRVRARLPKGSVMVICQLVSENAEVRDFVSSFMDQETQGNWGRVRTRDDVRGYYADNGLTPLDPGLVEVSEWRPTTGATAPRQLSFEWEEFGGAGLV
- a CDS encoding helix-turn-helix transcriptional regulator, whose amino-acid sequence is MRGETARRECGFCGTELPDVTGPGRRRSYCGDSCRRQAQRRREREKAGAVGEDRRSLGQELAAEVHRLAGFLLEAAYAGDELGELVQRARAVESEVGCFLAAVVTEGRARGAKWEEVAKATNLTSETARTKWSSDRVRRLLDHRALVHRATPLPTPRAVASLHGDGYGAVRAAASAERAEQTEQAVREPVTAGRRLAAALSQIHRESSVSIRQLADHTMLSPSFISRVLSGERLPSWDLVCHLSDVLGQDPRELRLLCEVAHGITQPPRQTVTEHIASLKAALRGLHLAAARPTPQQVQRRSKGKVPAEVVTQVLQGDLVPEWEILGALVTALGGWAADFKPLWEAVHYSVLMTDDPSVGDLATEPYL
- a CDS encoding amino acid ABC transporter permease — its product is MSEPPISGVETVERTVSPGPDGERPSTPSEEKETDLPSAQRVVPLRHPWRWIATVVVAVVVAQIVHGLVTNPFYQWDRFHYWFLRPVILDGLLITLKVAAWSAVFGLLGGVLLALARLSRSPVLRAVSWVYVWLFRSVPLIVVLLFLYNFSALYRTFSLGVPFGPGFVSFSESTVATDVVVAVVGLSLNEAAYAAEVVRAGLLSVDQGQHEAASALGLPKSYQFTRIVFPQALRAIVPSYVNQLIGLIKSTSLVFYVSLLDLFGQVQSMGSTYPGDVVPLLLVATVWYVILTSVVSLIQFYVERYYSRGALRTVPPTPLQRLRAGFRTLRARRRIGAAL
- a CDS encoding amino acid ABC transporter ATP-binding protein, which codes for MAPVAVRVHGAHKWYGAHRVLTDVDLTVEAGQVTVILGPSGSGKSTLLRAINHLEKLDIGYVSVGGEPIGVRHQGDRLKEISERAIRAQRRRIGFVFQNFNLFPHLTVLDNVAAAPTATGRGTRQESREQARALLDRVGLGDKADAYPRQLSGGQQQRVAIARALALEPGVILFDEPTSALDPELVGEVLAVIKSLATSGTTLIVVTHEIGFAREIADRIVFLDGGRIVEEGPPEKVLDHPDHPRTREFLSKVFPPASAVPAT
- a CDS encoding transporter substrate-binding domain-containing protein; its protein translation is MPHLRSRIDRGVIVTALVTSLAVGLGGCGSDDTESTSATVDGKGTVVVGALSNGAAQETELTVPEVAAIRAELPKDIADKGELVIGLGLLPTGSAPLGYVGSDQKTLTGSEPDLGRLVASVLGLKPVMANTTWENMFVGIDSGRNDVGFANITVTEQRKEKYDFACYRKDDVSFEVPEDSTWNFDGTHRSLAGRTVAVSAGTNQEKMLLRWQSQLKAEGGAPLTVKYFQDINSTYLALSSGKIDAYFGPNPSVVYHTVRTAKTRAATRNAGKVSGAGTTLQGLICATTKKDNGLAKPLADAINHLISTGQYGKWLKAWHLEGESVPVSRVNPPGLPRSNS
- a CDS encoding GNAT family N-acetyltransferase; translated protein: MTTDVRDTADGASEGTTGAAVSAGLRPPDRSGTPGGRREAPPRTLDNPAWAALTGSHRRLSQRVGAAARYHPDVAPFVALADPLDPRGWQDLAALVGPGTSFTLAGVHAVPAGWEILHEVEGVQLIATSLRGGPDPEAVRLGAADVPEMLDLVARTRPGPFLPRTVELGAYHGIRRDGRLVAMAGERLRPPGWTEISAVCTDEAHRGEGLATRLVRHVADGIRERGDRPFLHTSAANTRAVRLYESLGFSLRLRPRFRTLRSPGAPRS
- a CDS encoding S8 family peptidase encodes the protein MAAVRNTKRRIATALAGAAAVVAVVGAGTALPAQAAPAAGRVLHAGSAEAIPGSYLVTLRKDAGFQASTARGKQLIGEYGGKVRRTYNSALNGYAATLSSSQAERLAADPAVATVEQDQKVHATGTQNNAPWGLDRIDQANLPLNGTYTYPDSAGGGTTVYVLDTGVRITHQEISGRASYGYDFVDNDTTAQDGYGHGTHVATTVAGTTYGVAKKAKIVAVRVLGNDGSGSTSGVVAGVDWITANHVASSVANVSLGGGVSTTLDNAVTKSIASGVTYSIAAGNSGAPASNYSPARVPTAITVGATTKTDAKASYSNYGPLVDLFAPGSGITAGWNTSDTATYTGDGTSFAAPHVSGAAAIYLTNHPGASPAAVASALVNGATSNVLTGIGTGSPNKLLKVVP